A DNA window from Microcystis aeruginosa NIES-843 contains the following coding sequences:
- the gatC gene encoding Asp-tRNA(Asn)/Glu-tRNA(Gln) amidotransferase subunit GatC: MIDRATVEKIAHLARLEINSGEEEQFALQLSGILDYFEQLSELDTENVLPTTRAIEIQNITRADSNRLYPDHEVLVQESPAPEGDYFLVPRILNTDED, from the coding sequence ATGATCGATCGAGCTACAGTTGAAAAAATCGCCCATTTAGCCCGTTTAGAGATTAATAGCGGCGAAGAAGAACAATTTGCGCTGCAATTAAGCGGAATCCTCGATTATTTCGAGCAGTTAAGCGAATTAGACACGGAAAATGTGCTACCCACCACGCGAGCGATCGAAATTCAAAATATCACTCGCGCCGATAGTAATAGACTTTATCCCGATCACGAGGTCTTAGTGCAAGAATCGCCGGCCCCAGAAGGGGATTATTTCCTGGTTCCCCGTATTCTCAACACCGACGAAGACTAA
- a CDS encoding phosphomannose isomerase type II C-terminal cupin domain, whose translation MIASQDVAPFQLISSVESAATEFRPWGSFTTLEEGLGYKIKRIEVNPGHRLSLQMHYHRSEHWIVVSGTAKVTCGDNEEILGANQSTYVPQCTAHRLENPGVIKLVLIEVQNGEYLGEDDIVRFQDDYARHQS comes from the coding sequence ATGATCGCATCTCAAGATGTGGCACCATTTCAGCTTATTTCGAGCGTAGAATCGGCAGCAACAGAATTTAGGCCCTGGGGTTCTTTCACCACCCTAGAAGAAGGTCTTGGTTATAAAATCAAGCGAATTGAAGTGAATCCGGGTCATCGTCTCAGTTTACAGATGCACTACCATCGCAGTGAACACTGGATTGTCGTTTCGGGGACGGCAAAAGTCACCTGTGGAGATAACGAAGAAATTCTCGGAGCCAATCAGTCCACTTATGTGCCGCAGTGTACCGCTCACCGTCTGGAAAACCCCGGGGTGATCAAATTGGTGTTAATTGAAGTGCAAAATGGGGAATATTTAGGAGAGGATGATATAGTCCGTTTTCAGGATGATTATGCTCGCCATCAGAGCTAA
- a CDS encoding PEP-CTERM domain protein: protein MKLTIKTLVLSTATFGLMLGVAQNAQAATLIPGVTASTNISTQWALINAVNGQGLPVNTPSLTGNHVQSLNGNSWRSAILSNTQGTTIPSGTITFNLNGSYNLSGFTFWNLGGSSAELTRQGIKNVTIQYSNNGGTTWSTLSGAPIVFAQGTFGSPATSQTPQQFSFASVAATNVRFTNLSNFGGFTSPSTNNRIGFSEIQFAGTEIPEPSSLLALLAFGLAGVSLGKRI from the coding sequence GTGAAACTCACTATTAAGACCCTTGTTTTATCCACTGCCACTTTCGGCTTAATGTTGGGTGTGGCACAAAACGCCCAAGCCGCTACTCTAATTCCTGGAGTCACTGCCTCAACGAACATATCAACTCAGTGGGCTCTAATCAATGCCGTCAACGGCCAGGGGCTGCCGGTTAACACTCCGAGTCTTACGGGAAATCATGTGCAGTCGCTGAATGGTAATTCTTGGCGGTCAGCTATTTTAAGTAACACGCAGGGCACCACAATTCCCTCAGGTACTATCACTTTTAATCTCAATGGTAGCTATAATCTATCTGGGTTTACTTTCTGGAACCTTGGCGGTAGTAGTGCCGAGCTTACCCGTCAGGGAATTAAAAATGTGACGATTCAATACTCCAACAACGGTGGAACAACTTGGAGTACCCTGAGTGGCGCTCCCATTGTGTTTGCTCAAGGAACTTTTGGTTCCCCAGCTACCAGTCAGACCCCACAGCAGTTCAGTTTTGCCTCAGTCGCTGCGACTAATGTTAGATTTACTAATCTGAGTAACTTTGGGGGGTTCACTAGCCCCAGCACAAACAATCGCATTGGCTTCTCAGAGATTCAGTTTGCAGGAACCGAAATCCCCGAACCTTCTTCCTTGCTTGCTCTGTTAGCCTTTGGTTTAGCGGGCGTTAGTTTGGGAAAAAGAATTTAA
- a CDS encoding GNAT family N-acetyltransferase produces MVEQLKPQYSVVWIDKMSEIPQQKWDALAQPLTTPFLEWEWLHNIETSGSATGRTGWQPAHLTVWCGAELIAAAPLYIKSHSYGEFVFDHQWADLSHRLGIRYYPKLLGMTPFTPAVGYRFLIAPGENELEITALMIAAIDHFCDQNNLSGCHFLFVDPQWRILMENFGFTPWLHHSYIWNNKGFQSFEDYLTVFNANQRRNIKRERKAVTNAGLIIKTLAAEEIPHHLFPLIYRFYSSTCDKFYWGSKYLTHKFFEQLYPNYRQRVVLITAYQNEKDTKPVGLSFCIRKDTNLYGRYWGSFQEYDCLHFEACYYQPIDWAISQGITMFDPGAGGQHKKRRGFPATANHSLHRFYHGKMTQILRNYIQEINQMEQEEIEAINQDLPFSKREIELNE; encoded by the coding sequence ATGGTAGAACAGCTTAAACCCCAATATTCTGTCGTTTGGATTGATAAAATGAGTGAGATTCCCCAACAAAAATGGGATGCTCTCGCTCAACCCCTAACTACTCCCTTTCTAGAGTGGGAATGGTTACATAATATCGAAACTTCCGGCAGCGCCACGGGACGGACGGGGTGGCAACCTGCTCATCTCACAGTTTGGTGCGGTGCTGAGTTAATTGCCGCCGCTCCTTTGTATATTAAAAGTCATAGTTACGGTGAATTTGTCTTTGACCACCAATGGGCAGATCTTTCCCATCGTTTGGGGATTAGATACTATCCAAAACTGTTAGGAATGACCCCTTTTACTCCGGCGGTGGGTTATCGTTTTTTAATTGCTCCGGGGGAAAATGAACTGGAAATTACTGCTTTAATGATAGCGGCTATTGATCATTTTTGTGATCAAAATAATCTGTCGGGTTGTCATTTTCTTTTTGTGGATCCCCAGTGGCGAATTTTAATGGAAAATTTTGGCTTTACTCCCTGGTTACACCATAGTTATATCTGGAATAACAAAGGTTTTCAAAGTTTTGAAGATTATCTGACGGTTTTTAATGCTAATCAACGGCGCAACATTAAACGGGAACGGAAAGCGGTGACTAATGCGGGGTTAATTATTAAAACTCTAGCTGCCGAAGAAATTCCCCATCATTTATTCCCGTTAATTTATCGGTTTTATAGCAGTACCTGTGATAAATTTTACTGGGGAAGTAAATACCTGACACACAAATTTTTTGAACAATTATATCCGAATTATCGTCAGCGAGTGGTTTTGATTACTGCCTACCAAAATGAAAAGGATACTAAACCGGTGGGTTTATCTTTTTGTATTCGCAAAGATACTAATCTTTATGGTCGTTACTGGGGCAGTTTTCAAGAGTACGACTGTTTACATTTTGAAGCTTGTTACTATCAACCGATCGATTGGGCAATTAGTCAAGGTATTACCATGTTTGACCCCGGTGCGGGAGGACAACATAAAAAAAGACGGGGTTTTCCTGCCACTGCTAATCACAGTTTACACCGTTTTTATCATGGCAAAATGACTCAAATTCTCCGCAATTATATCCAAGAAATTAATCAAATGGAACAGGAAGAAATCGAGGCAATCAATCAAGATTTACCCTTTTCTAAGAGAGAAATTGAGTTGAACGAGTAA
- a CDS encoding universal stress protein, translated as MYQKILIAIDLSEMGESVFKEAVSLASKYEANLLLLHVLSPEEDYSPLPIPPNLADIYPAQGNDLTLDFWRQQWEEFEQKGVAMLQKRANQAGEMGVKGEYRQIYGHAAKTVCKVAREENVDLIVIGRRGRSGLGELFLGSVSNYVLHHAPCSVLIVQHHQD; from the coding sequence ATGTATCAAAAAATCTTGATAGCAATAGATTTATCAGAGATGGGGGAGAGTGTCTTTAAGGAGGCTGTATCCTTAGCCAGTAAGTACGAAGCTAACCTCCTACTACTGCACGTCCTTTCCCCTGAAGAAGATTATAGCCCTTTACCGATTCCGCCCAATTTAGCCGATATTTACCCCGCCCAGGGCAATGATCTGACTCTCGATTTTTGGCGGCAACAATGGGAAGAATTCGAGCAGAAAGGGGTGGCCATGTTGCAAAAAAGGGCTAATCAGGCGGGAGAAATGGGTGTAAAGGGAGAATACCGGCAAATTTACGGTCATGCCGCCAAAACTGTCTGTAAAGTGGCGCGAGAGGAAAATGTTGATTTAATTGTCATCGGTCGGCGTGGGCGATCGGGTCTAGGAGAGTTATTCTTAGGTAGTGTGAGTAATTATGTTCTCCATCATGCCCCCTGTTCCGTCTTAATTGTTCAACATCATCAAGACTAA
- the lepB gene encoding signal peptidase I, which yields MQEQEINKDKSKSFWASIRENLQIITIALILALLIRTFVAEPRFIPSDSMLPTLEQGDRLVVEKLSYDFHPPRRGDIVVFEPPAQLQLQGYQKDQAFIKRVIATAGDVIAVKEGKIYLNNQPLSEDYILESPQYNLMPLLVPENNLFVMGDNRNNSNDSHIWGFLPENNVIGRAVFRFFPFNRLGILGGNS from the coding sequence ATGCAAGAGCAAGAAATTAATAAGGACAAATCCAAGAGTTTTTGGGCTTCTATTCGAGAAAATCTGCAAATTATCACTATAGCTTTAATTTTAGCCCTACTGATTCGCACTTTTGTGGCTGAACCTCGTTTTATCCCCTCTGATTCTATGTTACCCACTTTAGAACAGGGCGATCGCTTAGTAGTGGAAAAACTTTCCTACGATTTCCATCCTCCTCGACGGGGGGATATCGTCGTCTTTGAACCGCCGGCACAATTACAATTACAGGGATACCAAAAGGACCAAGCTTTTATTAAAAGAGTGATTGCCACAGCAGGGGATGTGATTGCTGTCAAGGAGGGCAAAATTTATCTGAATAATCAACCCTTGTCAGAGGATTATATTCTCGAATCCCCTCAATATAATTTAATGCCTTTGCTTGTGCCGGAAAATAATTTATTTGTCATGGGAGACAATCGCAATAATAGCAATGACTCCCATATCTGGGGGTTTTTACCGGAAAATAACGTGATTGGTAGGGCGGTTTTTCGCTTTTTTCCTTTTAATCGTTTGGGGATTTTAGGGGGGAATAGCTAA
- a CDS encoding glycosyltransferase family 2 protein — protein MPVLISVVIPTYNRQAILKKCLLALENQRLTDNKVENYEIVLVDDGSTDATIAWLESQKANLPHLQLWQQDHGGPALARNLGVEKASGDTIIFIDSDLVVTENFLQAHADALTAGAASLSSDRLFTYGSVINTCNFEHPTSEPYKITDFSAAYFATGNVAIAKKWLLAAGLFDTQFQLYGWEDLELGVRLKQLGLKLIKCPEAVGYHWHPPFNLAQIPNLIDKEIQRGRMGVLFYQKHPTWEVRMMIQMTWIHRLLWGLLSLGGTLNERSLSPLLQWLIDRGKPQLALEIARIFLNWYNVRGVYQAYREIQLQ, from the coding sequence ATGCCCGTGCTGATCAGTGTTGTCATCCCTACCTACAATCGCCAAGCAATTTTAAAAAAATGTTTACTAGCCCTAGAAAATCAGCGTTTAACCGATAATAAGGTGGAAAACTACGAAATAGTCCTTGTCGATGATGGCTCTACCGATGCGACGATCGCTTGGCTAGAAAGTCAAAAGGCTAATTTACCCCATCTGCAACTGTGGCAACAGGATCACGGCGGACCGGCGCTCGCTAGGAATCTGGGGGTAGAAAAAGCTAGTGGTGATACGATTATTTTTATCGATAGCGATCTGGTAGTGACAGAAAATTTTTTGCAAGCCCACGCCGACGCTTTAACCGCCGGGGCAGCAAGTCTCAGCAGCGATCGCTTATTTACCTACGGCAGTGTCATTAATACCTGTAACTTCGAGCATCCCACCAGTGAACCCTATAAAATCACCGATTTCTCCGCCGCCTATTTTGCCACGGGCAACGTGGCGATCGCTAAAAAATGGTTATTAGCGGCGGGATTATTTGATACCCAGTTTCAACTCTACGGTTGGGAAGATTTGGAATTAGGGGTGAGATTGAAGCAATTAGGACTAAAATTAATCAAATGTCCTGAAGCCGTCGGTTATCATTGGCATCCCCCCTTTAATCTCGCTCAAATTCCCAATCTCATCGATAAGGAAATTCAACGAGGACGAATGGGAGTGCTTTTTTATCAAAAACATCCCACCTGGGAAGTGCGGATGATGATTCAAATGACTTGGATTCATCGACTGTTGTGGGGTTTACTTTCCCTAGGGGGAACCCTGAATGAACGCAGCCTCTCCCCTCTGTTACAATGGTTGATCGATCGAGGTAAACCGCAATTAGCCCTAGAAATTGCCCGCATTTTTCTCAATTGGTACAACGTGCGCGGCGTTTATCAAGCTTATCGGGAAATACAGCTTCAGTGA
- the pheA gene encoding prephenate dehydratase, translating into MTVKIAYLGPVGTYSETAALAFANSLPPQPRQLIPYPSIALALRSVVQNQADLAVVPVENSTEGSVVMTLDALWQLPGLQIQQELVLPISHALLSPRQSLTEIKTVYSHPQALAQCQKWLENNLPNVPIIPTNSTTEAIQILDRETNSAAIASPRAAKLYHVPILIQPINDYPDNCTRFWVMDLTSHPQGERMSLAFQVLDQPGALVKPLEVFAKRQLNLSRIESRPTKISLGEYIFFIDLEINPEQQHLIAATLEELSNYTDAIKVFGAYQVVNLPVESLEEL; encoded by the coding sequence ATGACTGTAAAGATCGCTTATCTGGGGCCGGTGGGAACCTATTCAGAAACAGCCGCTTTAGCATTTGCTAATAGTTTACCACCCCAGCCTCGTCAATTAATACCCTATCCTAGCATTGCCTTGGCCCTGCGATCGGTTGTCCAAAATCAGGCCGATTTAGCAGTGGTCCCGGTGGAAAATTCCACCGAAGGAAGTGTGGTAATGACTCTTGATGCTTTATGGCAATTACCCGGGTTACAGATTCAACAAGAATTAGTTTTACCGATTTCCCATGCACTTCTATCTCCCAGACAATCGCTAACAGAAATTAAAACCGTTTATTCTCATCCCCAAGCTTTAGCCCAATGTCAAAAGTGGCTAGAAAATAATTTACCTAACGTGCCAATTATTCCCACCAATTCTACCACAGAAGCGATTCAAATTCTCGATCGAGAGACTAATTCGGCCGCGATTGCTTCTCCCCGGGCAGCAAAACTGTATCATGTACCAATATTAATACAACCAATTAATGATTATCCCGATAATTGTACCCGTTTTTGGGTCATGGATTTAACTTCCCATCCTCAAGGGGAGCGAATGTCCCTCGCTTTTCAAGTTTTAGATCAACCTGGAGCTTTAGTCAAACCTTTAGAAGTTTTTGCCAAACGTCAGCTTAATTTATCTCGGATCGAATCGCGACCAACTAAAATATCTTTAGGGGAATACATATTTTTTATTGATCTAGAAATTAATCCAGAGCAACAGCATTTAATCGCAGCAACTTTAGAAGAATTAAGCAATTATACAGATGCGATCAAGGTTTTTGGTGCTTATCAGGTGGTTAATTTGCCTGTAGAAAGTTTAGAGGAATTATAA
- a CDS encoding sensor histidine kinase: MPIGQSSFRRILLSRLLLVSVPVLLMGVYVTYRKARSAFLETARQNLTESAIRKADNIEQSIQFLRANLITAGESLVLKQGTLAEKETFLQQFTAQLPNQINCAELIDIKTKKPLLNRACEPEIIKVLPLERWTENRTSSAGNIENVLVRSLPRQLLTKSPHNNRQLELVFAVPIYDNQGQLQSSLILQTSLLYREKVLPGSLSGYPVVISENGIILAHPYFHRIGSHISQEADAERLNIIISNAIRGKQNFLHLFSFEKDGKELVAGYSSLPSPVTGESSQKWIVLAISPLSQALAPLQQIWEAIFYLISGLLLAYLVAIILITRDLARPLEKLRDYALNIQKIPSQNITPQNFNIREINQLASALEEMLERLRLWGEEIVKSWQEAENANQLKNQFLANTSHELRTPLNGIIGSIRCVMDGFCNSEQEEKEYLQQADKASVHLLEIIDDILSIAKIEAGKLSVNPEPVDLHQIINEVINLQTASLQLKCLKLNLLFCPEIPIVYADTTKLKQVILNVISNSIKFTDIGTISLITRLENTQAIITIIDTGIGIDPQQQSKLFRPFVMIDGSTTRKFSGTGLGLAISKNFMKMMGGDITISSQGQGLGTTVEIILPLVGERKLDSTPEENSSLPILPSLKS, from the coding sequence ATGCCTATCGGTCAATCCTCCTTTCGTCGCATTCTTCTCTCTCGCTTACTCTTGGTTAGTGTTCCTGTACTACTAATGGGTGTTTATGTTACCTATCGTAAGGCGCGATCGGCTTTTTTGGAAACGGCCCGTCAAAATCTCACCGAAAGTGCCATCAGAAAAGCAGACAATATTGAGCAATCAATTCAATTTTTGCGGGCCAATCTTATCACTGCGGGCGAAAGTCTGGTTTTAAAACAGGGAACCTTAGCCGAAAAAGAAACTTTTTTACAACAATTCACGGCGCAGCTTCCTAATCAGATTAACTGTGCGGAATTAATTGATATTAAGACCAAGAAACCTTTATTAAATCGAGCCTGTGAACCAGAAATTATCAAAGTTTTGCCCCTGGAAAGATGGACAGAAAACCGGACTAGCTCTGCTGGGAATATCGAGAATGTTTTAGTTAGAAGTTTACCTCGACAACTTTTAACAAAATCTCCCCATAATAATCGTCAATTAGAATTAGTTTTTGCCGTTCCCATCTACGATAATCAAGGACAATTACAATCTAGTCTGATTCTGCAAACTTCTCTACTTTACCGTGAGAAGGTTTTACCCGGTTCTTTATCGGGTTATCCCGTGGTTATTTCTGAAAATGGCATTATTCTCGCTCATCCCTATTTTCATCGCATTGGTAGCCATATCAGTCAAGAAGCTGATGCTGAACGCTTAAATATTATTATCAGTAATGCTATCCGAGGAAAACAAAATTTCTTGCATTTATTTTCTTTCGAGAAAGATGGCAAAGAATTAGTCGCTGGTTATAGTTCCCTCCCCAGTCCAGTTACGGGAGAATCATCCCAAAAATGGATAGTTTTAGCCATTAGTCCTCTCTCCCAAGCTCTGGCTCCTCTGCAACAAATTTGGGAGGCAATTTTTTATCTGATTTCTGGTTTATTATTAGCTTATTTAGTAGCTATTATACTGATCACTAGGGATTTAGCTAGACCTTTAGAAAAACTGCGAGATTATGCCTTAAATATTCAGAAAATTCCTTCACAAAATATTACACCACAGAACTTTAATATTCGAGAAATTAATCAGTTAGCCTCGGCCTTAGAGGAAATGCTCGAACGTTTACGCCTTTGGGGAGAGGAAATAGTTAAGAGTTGGCAAGAAGCGGAAAATGCTAATCAATTAAAAAACCAATTTTTGGCGAATACTTCCCACGAATTACGCACCCCTCTCAATGGTATTATTGGCTCAATTCGTTGCGTTATGGATGGATTTTGTAATAGTGAGCAGGAGGAAAAAGAATATCTGCAACAAGCGGATAAGGCATCCGTACATCTTTTGGAAATTATTGATGATATTCTCAGTATTGCTAAAATAGAAGCGGGCAAACTTTCCGTTAATCCTGAACCAGTAGATTTACACCAAATTATCAATGAAGTTATTAATTTACAAACAGCATCGCTGCAACTTAAGTGCTTAAAATTAAATTTACTTTTCTGTCCAGAAATTCCTATAGTCTATGCTGATACCACTAAATTAAAACAGGTAATTTTGAATGTTATTTCTAACTCAATTAAATTTACTGATATAGGCACAATTTCTTTAATAACTCGCCTAGAAAATACACAGGCTATTATTACTATAATCGATACAGGAATCGGTATAGACCCCCAGCAACAATCAAAATTATTCCGTCCTTTTGTGATGATTGATGGTTCCACAACTAGAAAATTTAGCGGTACGGGTTTAGGATTAGCTATTTCTAAGAATTTTATGAAAATGATGGGGGGAGATATTACTATCTCTAGTCAAGGTCAAGGTTTAGGAACAACTGTAGAAATTATTCTTCCTCTAGTGGGGGAAAGAAAGCTTGATTCTACCCCAGAGGAAAACTCATCTTTGCCGATTCTTCCCTCTCTTAAAAGCTAA
- a CDS encoding photosystem I assembly protein Ycf3, which translates to MPRTQRNDNFIDKSFTVMADIILKMLPANKKAKEAFVYYRDGMSAQADGEYAEALDNYYEALTLEEDPNDRSYILYNIGIIHASNGEHEKALEYYEEAIQLNPRMPSALNNIAVIYHFQGEKAREDGQQAEAEALYDKAAEYWKQAIRLAPNNYIEAQNWLKITGRSEIDVFF; encoded by the coding sequence ATGCCACGCACTCAACGTAACGATAATTTTATTGATAAATCTTTTACCGTCATGGCGGATATCATTTTAAAGATGCTCCCCGCCAATAAAAAAGCCAAGGAAGCCTTTGTTTATTACCGTGATGGGATGTCTGCCCAAGCTGACGGCGAATACGCCGAAGCCCTCGATAATTACTATGAGGCTTTAACATTAGAAGAGGATCCTAACGATCGCAGTTATATCCTCTACAATATCGGCATTATCCACGCTAGTAACGGCGAGCATGAAAAGGCTCTGGAATACTACGAAGAAGCTATCCAACTTAATCCCAGAATGCCCTCCGCTTTGAATAATATCGCCGTTATTTACCATTTTCAAGGGGAAAAAGCCAGAGAAGACGGTCAACAGGCCGAAGCGGAAGCACTCTACGACAAAGCGGCAGAATACTGGAAACAAGCCATCCGATTAGCCCCCAATAACTACATTGAAGCCCAAAACTGGCTGAAAATCACCGGGCGATCGGAAATTGATGTTTTCTTTTAA
- a CDS encoding 3'-5' exonuclease, with the protein MPYLTESDAMMNAIDHFSHFPILWLDTEVADYDSKTPRLSLIQILADSTDLTGERVTILDVLDRPDLTDYFITKIMLVDRIEKVFHNASYDCKFLGGKSQVKKITCTLELAKKVPYYIAPLANYQLKTVVELGYT; encoded by the coding sequence ATGCCTTATTTAACGGAATCCGACGCTATGATGAATGCGATCGATCACTTTTCTCATTTTCCCATTCTTTGGTTAGATACGGAAGTAGCCGATTACGATAGCAAGACTCCCCGTTTGTCTCTGATTCAAATTCTGGCTGATTCCACGGACTTAACGGGGGAGCGGGTGACAATTTTGGATGTTCTCGATCGACCCGATCTTACTGACTATTTTATCACTAAAATCATGCTGGTTGACCGGATAGAAAAGGTTTTTCACAATGCTAGTTATGATTGTAAATTTTTGGGCGGTAAAAGCCAAGTTAAAAAAATTACCTGTACCCTAGAGTTAGCTAAAAAGGTTCCCTACTATATTGCTCCTTTAGCCAATTATCAACTGAAAACTGTGGTTGAATTAGGTTATACTTGA
- a CDS encoding tRNA-(ms[2]io[6]A)-hydroxylase has translation MGKINLLVSATSEDWIEQAINNLEIILLDHSHCERKAAGVALNLMFRYPSYASLVRKLTAIAQEELEHFEQVNQWLDKWGIPLAPLNSPPYGAKLKAQIRHQEPDRLLDSLLISALIEARSHERLGLLGEYCPDPDLGKFYRSLMASEARHYGIYWLLAADYFERTVIEQRLETLGALESEILTTLHPEPRIHS, from the coding sequence ATGGGAAAGATTAATTTATTAGTCAGTGCCACCTCTGAGGATTGGATAGAACAGGCAATTAATAATTTAGAGATTATTCTGCTCGATCATTCCCATTGTGAGCGAAAAGCGGCAGGAGTGGCCTTAAATCTCATGTTTCGTTATCCTTCCTACGCTTCCCTCGTGCGGAAATTAACAGCGATCGCCCAAGAGGAATTAGAACATTTTGAACAGGTCAATCAATGGTTAGATAAATGGGGAATTCCCCTCGCTCCCTTGAATTCTCCCCCCTATGGTGCTAAATTAAAGGCCCAGATTCGTCACCAAGAACCCGATCGCCTTTTGGATTCGCTGTTAATATCAGCTTTAATCGAGGCGCGTTCCCACGAAAGATTGGGTTTATTGGGAGAATATTGTCCTGATCCCGATTTAGGCAAATTTTATCGCAGTTTAATGGCTTCCGAAGCGCGTCATTATGGTATTTATTGGCTATTAGCAGCGGATTATTTTGAACGGACAGTGATCGAGCAACGCTTAGAAACCCTAGGGGCGCTCGAAAGTGAAATTCTCACTACTCTGCACCCGGAACCTCGTATTCATAGTTGA
- the mazG gene encoding nucleoside triphosphate pyrophosphohydrolase, translating to MSSLPETDNPSYKAILAALNHLITVVARLRDPESGCPWDLAQTPETLIPYVIEEAYEVVAAIKSGDKTAIAEELGDLLLQVVLQAQIASDEGNFSLEEVARGITDKLIRRHPHVFGELSLENPEQVRQNWEKIKAEEKNDPTISGKLTRYAQTLPPLMGAMKISRQAARVGFEWENIAGVWEKFGEELAEWQESLESGDKEHQQAELGDLLFTIVNLARWYNLDPSIALQETNLRFIQRFSLVESVAEKPLHDYTLEELTVFWQQAKAKLHQPSSGQ from the coding sequence ATGTCTAGCCTTCCAGAAACCGACAATCCCAGTTACAAGGCCATCTTAGCGGCATTAAACCATTTAATCACCGTTGTTGCCCGTTTACGAGACCCAGAAAGCGGCTGTCCTTGGGATTTAGCTCAAACCCCGGAAACCCTGATTCCCTACGTTATCGAAGAAGCTTATGAGGTGGTAGCGGCGATTAAAAGCGGTGATAAAACTGCCATTGCCGAGGAATTAGGCGATTTACTGCTACAGGTGGTTTTACAAGCTCAAATTGCCAGTGATGAGGGTAATTTTAGCCTAGAAGAAGTGGCTAGGGGCATCACTGATAAATTAATTCGTCGTCATCCCCACGTTTTCGGGGAGCTATCCCTAGAAAATCCCGAACAGGTGCGTCAAAATTGGGAGAAAATCAAAGCTGAGGAAAAAAATGACCCGACTATTAGCGGCAAATTAACCCGTTATGCCCAAACTTTACCACCCTTGATGGGGGCAATGAAAATTTCTCGGCAAGCGGCGCGAGTCGGTTTTGAGTGGGAAAATATCGCAGGAGTCTGGGAAAAATTCGGCGAAGAGTTAGCAGAATGGCAAGAGTCCCTAGAATCGGGCGATAAAGAGCATCAACAGGCCGAATTAGGCGATTTACTCTTTACTATTGTCAATCTTGCTCGCTGGTATAATTTAGACCCCAGTATCGCTTTACAAGAGACTAATCTGCGTTTTATTCAACGTTTTTCCCTAGTGGAATCTGTCGCAGAAAAGCCTCTCCATGACTATACACTAGAGGAATTAACGGTTTTCTGGCAGCAAGCGAAAGCTAAGTTACATCAACCATCATCTGGGCAATAA
- a CDS encoding RibD family protein, which produces MNRPHTTVILAMSADGKIADAYQSAARFASATDKMRLEQHLSRMDAALFGANTLRAYHTSLPIRHADFLAYRQQRGLSPQPIQIVCSHSGQLDPRMKFFQQPFPRWLITAAEKVAAWENRGLFELVLVCGDWKAIFSQFTTLGIKKLAILGGGELIASLLAEDLIDEIHLTICPLLLGGNKAATPLGGTGFMADSARKLRLLSVETVEAEIFLHYSLERDSHKSQN; this is translated from the coding sequence ATGAATCGTCCTCACACCACCGTTATTTTAGCCATGAGTGCCGATGGTAAAATTGCCGACGCCTACCAGTCGGCGGCCAGATTTGCCTCTGCTACCGATAAAATGCGTCTAGAACAACATTTATCGCGCATGGATGCCGCTTTATTCGGTGCTAACACCCTGCGCGCTTATCACACCAGTCTTCCTATCCGTCATGCCGATTTTCTCGCATACCGTCAACAACGGGGATTATCTCCCCAGCCGATACAGATCGTTTGTTCTCATTCAGGCCAGCTTGATCCCCGGATGAAATTTTTTCAGCAGCCTTTCCCGCGCTGGTTAATCACGGCAGCGGAAAAAGTGGCGGCATGGGAAAATCGGGGTTTATTTGAGCTTGTCTTAGTCTGCGGTGATTGGAAGGCTATTTTTAGTCAATTTACCACCCTAGGTATTAAAAAGCTGGCGATTCTGGGAGGAGGTGAATTAATTGCCTCTCTTTTAGCTGAAGATTTAATCGATGAAATCCATCTAACTATTTGTCCGTTGCTGTTAGGAGGCAATAAAGCGGCAACTCCCCTGGGAGGAACCGGATTTATGGCTGATTCTGCCAGAAAATTACGACTTTTGAGCGTGGAAACCGTGGAAGCAGAAATTTTCCTACATTATTCCCTTGAACGAGATTCCCATAAATCTCAAAACTAG